One window of Sulfurospirillum sp. 1612 genomic DNA carries:
- the modA gene encoding molybdate ABC transporter substrate-binding protein, protein MFKKMVIASVLMSASLFAGTINIAVAANVSYAMDTLKSEFHKLYPDINVHVTLSSSGKLTAQIKNGAPYGLFMAANMKYPEALYKSGDAITRPLIYAQGSLAYLSVKKQDFNQGITLVEGKNISKIAVANPKTAPYGKAAIQAMKNGGVYDKVKDKLVYAESISQTVTYALSAADVGFIAKSSLFSPKMAQYKKGINWSDVSPKLYTPINQGIVILKKGEKNQEVAAFYSFILSKRAKKIFNDFGYIVP, encoded by the coding sequence ATGTTTAAAAAAATGGTAATAGCGAGTGTGTTGATGAGTGCCTCACTCTTTGCTGGCACGATTAATATTGCCGTGGCGGCCAATGTGAGTTATGCGATGGATACACTCAAAAGCGAATTTCACAAACTCTATCCCGATATTAATGTTCATGTCACACTCAGTAGTAGTGGTAAATTAACCGCACAAATCAAAAATGGTGCTCCCTATGGACTCTTTATGGCCGCGAATATGAAATACCCTGAAGCTCTTTATAAAAGTGGCGATGCCATCACGAGGCCTCTTATCTATGCGCAAGGCTCACTGGCCTATTTGAGTGTTAAAAAACAAGATTTCAATCAAGGTATCACCTTAGTTGAGGGAAAAAATATTTCCAAAATTGCGGTGGCCAATCCAAAAACAGCCCCTTATGGCAAAGCTGCCATACAAGCGATGAAAAATGGTGGTGTCTATGATAAAGTCAAAGATAAACTGGTTTATGCAGAGTCCATCTCTCAAACGGTCACTTATGCGCTGAGTGCGGCTGATGTTGGTTTTATCGCAAAATCCTCGTTGTTTAGTCCTAAAATGGCTCAATATAAAAAAGGAATCAATTGGAGTGATGTGAGTCCAAAACTTTATACCCCTATCAATCAAGGCATCGTGATTTTGAAAAAAGGTGAAAAAAATCAAGAAGTGGCGGCATTTTATAG